In Nocardia sp. NBC_00403, one DNA window encodes the following:
- a CDS encoding class I SAM-dependent methyltransferase, with protein MSSPRLEVEYADPTPLQARIDTHRKYSEKPDDPGTDVLAAIELTGTEHLADIGCGDARFLANLAARGHHGPLVGIDTSPAMVAAAAAIPGVQAVLAYAEQIPFDDNTFDVVTARHMLYHVPDPRAALAEFRRTTRPGGAVTVVVNHPHTCPRTAELIAAHAGSYGITTTEAFTATVDSDSLPAMMIDTFGTVRIHRSDNALVFDAAAPLIRFAEALFGFHGVTPDHPQRQAILTDMSEDIEDWFAHHPGQSWRDPKGYIVATAAT; from the coding sequence ATGAGCAGCCCCCGCCTCGAAGTCGAATACGCCGATCCGACGCCGCTGCAGGCGCGCATCGACACGCACCGGAAATACTCCGAGAAGCCCGATGACCCCGGCACCGACGTGCTCGCCGCGATCGAGCTGACCGGAACCGAGCACCTCGCCGACATCGGCTGCGGCGATGCCCGATTCCTCGCAAACCTCGCCGCACGCGGACACCACGGCCCACTGGTCGGCATCGACACCTCACCCGCCATGGTCGCCGCGGCCGCGGCCATCCCCGGCGTGCAAGCGGTGCTCGCCTACGCCGAGCAGATCCCCTTCGACGACAACACCTTCGACGTGGTCACCGCACGGCACATGCTCTACCACGTGCCCGACCCGAGAGCCGCCCTCGCCGAGTTCCGGCGCACCACCAGGCCGGGCGGCGCTGTCACCGTCGTGGTGAACCACCCCCACACCTGCCCGCGCACCGCGGAACTGATCGCCGCCCATGCGGGCAGCTACGGCATCACCACCACCGAAGCCTTCACCGCAACCGTCGATTCCGACTCGCTGCCCGCGATGATGATCGACACCTTCGGCACCGTCCGGATCCACCGCTCCGACAACGCCCTCGTCTTCGATGCCGCCGCACCGCTGATCCGCTTCGCCGAAGCATTGTTCGGCTTCCACGGCGTTACCCCCGATCACCCCCAGCGGCAAGCGATCCTGACCGACATGAGTGAAGACATCGAGGATTGGTTCGCCCATCATCCCGGCCAGAGCTGGCGCGATCCCAAGGGATACATCGTGGCAACCGCGGCAACATAG
- a CDS encoding adenylate/guanylate cyclase domain-containing protein has protein sequence MIELVLVAVIVFEAAGLVALSVLVVRSRRQFEALQRKVDSRSLWMNGSREAVKTVWETANLVRKKGFRGAVLSSVEELAGWAQVERPDLAQLTPDGHVVIAFSDIEGSTALNERLGDRVWVKLLDRHDRMIRNFVTEHGGHIVKSQGDGFMIAFAHPEQAVRCGLDVQSALGNGVKPIGTERVRVRIGIHTGKSVRRGDDLFGRNVAMAARVAGQADGGEILISAAVRDAVDGEPDIVVEQGREVELKGFRGTHHLYPVERA, from the coding sequence ATGATCGAACTCGTGCTGGTGGCGGTCATCGTATTCGAAGCCGCTGGTCTGGTGGCGTTGTCGGTGTTAGTCGTCCGCAGCCGGCGCCAATTCGAGGCGTTGCAGCGGAAGGTCGACTCTCGATCGCTCTGGATGAACGGTAGTCGCGAGGCGGTCAAGACCGTGTGGGAAACCGCGAATCTGGTGCGAAAGAAGGGGTTTCGTGGCGCGGTTCTGAGCTCGGTCGAGGAACTGGCGGGCTGGGCCCAAGTCGAACGCCCTGACCTCGCCCAGCTGACTCCGGACGGCCACGTCGTGATCGCGTTCTCCGATATCGAAGGTTCCACCGCCCTCAACGAGCGGCTCGGTGATCGCGTCTGGGTCAAGCTGCTCGACCGCCACGACAGGATGATCCGCAACTTCGTCACCGAGCACGGTGGGCACATTGTGAAAAGCCAGGGGGATGGCTTCATGATCGCCTTCGCCCATCCGGAGCAGGCGGTGCGGTGCGGGTTGGATGTCCAGAGTGCACTCGGCAACGGGGTCAAACCCATCGGTACCGAGCGGGTTCGCGTGCGCATCGGCATTCACACGGGTAAATCGGTCCGGCGCGGCGATGACCTGTTCGGACGAAATGTCGCGATGGCGGCGCGGGTGGCCGGCCAGGCCGACGGCGGCGAAATCCTCATCAGCGCAGCGGTCAGAGACGCCGTCGACGGCGAACCCGACATCGTCGTCGAGCAGGGGCGCGAAGTAGAACTGAAAGGTTTTCGCGGCACCCACCACCTCTACCCGGTCGAACGGGCGTGA